From the genome of Uranotaenia lowii strain MFRU-FL chromosome 1, ASM2978415v1, whole genome shotgun sequence, one region includes:
- the LOC129737943 gene encoding uncharacterized protein LOC129737943, with translation MIQDIWRSKIDWDEAILDEEYKQWQRWISLTANLDHVRIPRCYFPLYNPGSYDELQLHVFVDASELAYCAVAYFRIVDSNGPRYVLVSAKSKVTPLRPQSIPRNELCAAVIGTRLSNTIDDNHSLKITQKFFWSDSSTVLSWLQSDPRNYRQFVGFRVAEILASTSPSEWNWVPSSLNIADNATKWGNGPSFQPDSPWFKGPEFLYRSPEEWPRRENQLNVTSEELRTVHLHLKPDYVAAEAAIWRAVQGDVFQEEITIIRKNHSTTAKEKKCIGRFSTLAKLSLLLDEQGVLRMDSRIHPQSTYYSISFRNVTSLLILRFHQKFGHANTETVLNELKQEYYIPKMRATVKKTLKQCSWCRVYRVKPYAPKMAPLPQPRITPFVRPFTFTGIDYFGPVIIKRGRCNEKRWVALFTCLTIRAVHLEVVHTLSSDSCKMAIRRFITKHGPPKEIFSDNGTNFRGASRELKEEIINLNFQLAKSFTNKFTAWNFNPPSAPHMGGVWERKVRSIKQAFKTLSYNEKLDEESLKTFLAEAELIVNSHPLTFVSLENQEDEVITPNSFLWPNSSEGDKPPRIPIDAVVNLRTNWKSVQHLTNRFWKCWIKSYLPTIARRTKWFSDVRPLQIGDLVVIVDESVRNGWLRGTVERVYPGCDGVVHKVDVRTADGIFQRPVIKVALLDVKDDSKTE, from the exons ATGATACAGGACATCTGGCGCTCTAAAATTGATTGGGACGAGGCAATTCTTGATGAGGAGTATAAACAGTGGCAACGCTGGATTAGCTTAACAGCCAACCTGGACCACGTAAGGATTCCTCGCTGCTATTTTCCTCTTTACAATCCCGGCAGTTATGACGAGCTGCAGCTACACGTTTTCGTTGACGCAAGCGAGCTAGCGTATTGTGCCGTTGCGTACTTTCGAATTGTCGATTCAAACGGCCCACGTTATGTATTAGTGTCTGCGAAATCAAAAGTTACACCGCTGCGCCCTCAGTCTATACCACGTAATGAACTCTGTGCTGCTGTGATCGGCACCCGACTGTCTAATACAATTGACGATAATCATTCTTTGAAAATAACGCAAAAATTCTTTTGGAGCGATTCCTCAACTGTCCTATCCTGGCTGCAATCCGATCCCAGAAACTATCGACAATTCGTGGGATTCAGGGTTGCTGAAATTCTAGCGTCGACTTCACCTAGTGAATGGAACTGGGTGCCGTCGAGCTTAAACATAGCGGATAATGCTACCAAGTGGGGAAATGGTCCCAGTTTTCAACCCGACAGTCCTTGGTTCAAAGGACCTGAGTTTCTTTATCGATCTCCGGAGGAATGGCCACgtcgtgaaaatcaattgaatgtTACTTCAGAGGAGCTTCGCACTGTTCACCTTCACCTTAAA CCAGATTACGTTGCTGCAGAAGCAGCTATATGGCGAGCTGTACAAGGTGATGTCTTTCAAGAAGAAATAACGATTATACGTAAAAATCATAGTACAACAGCCAAAGAAAAGAAGTGCATCGGAAGGTTCAGCACATTAGCAAAGCTGTCTCTCCTGCTAGATGAGCAAGGTGTCCTCCGAATGGATAGTCGAATACACCCTCAATCAACCTACTACTCAATCAGTTTTCGAAATGTAACAAGTCTTCTAATTCTTCGCTTCCACCAAAAGTTCGGTCACGCAAATACGGAAACCGTCCTCAACGAACTCAAACAAGAGTACTACATTCCAAAAATGCGAGCAACCgttaagaaaactttaaaacagtgTAGCTGGTGTCGAGTCTATCGTGTAAAACCGTATGCTCCAAAAATGGCCCCACTCCCTCAACCGAGAATAACCCCTTTCGTTCGCCCATTTACTTTTACCGGCATCGACTATTTCGGTCCTGTTATAATCAAACGCGGTAGATGTAACGAAAAGCGATGGGTGGCACTCTTCACATGCCTCACCATTAGGGCAGTGCACCTGGAAGTGGTACACACACTATCGTCGGACTCCTGTAAGATGGCAATACGTAGATTCATAACAAAACACGGACCCCCCAAAGAAATATTTAGTGATAACGGCACAAATTTCCGTGGCGCTTCAAGGGAGCTTAAAgaagaaatcataaatttgaatttccaaCTAGCAAAATCGTTCACCAACAAATTCACAGCGTGGAATTTCAATCCCCCTTCTGCTCCACACATGGGTGGTGTGTGGGAGCGAAAGGTACGATCAATCAAACAAGCTTTTAAGACGTTATCTTACAACGAAAAACTCGATGAAGAAAGCCTGAAGACATTTTTAGCTGAAGCGGAATTGATCGTCAATTCTCACCCATTGACATTTGTGTCTTTGGAGAATCAAGAAGACGAGGTTATTACACCCAACAGCTTTTTATGGCCGAACTCATCGGAAGGAGATAAGCCTCCTAGAATTCCCATAGATGCCGTTGTTAATCTTCGTACGAACTGGAAATCAGTGCAACATCTTACGAACAGGTTCTGGAAATGCTGGATCAAAAGTTATTTGCCAACAATAGCTCGACGAACAAAGTGGTTCTCCGATGTACGTCCATTACAAATCGGCGACCTGGTAGTGATCGTCGACGAATCAGTACGAAACGGATGGCTGCGCGGAACCGTGGAACGAGTTTATCCAGGATGCGACGGTGTGGTCCACAAAGTGGATGTCAGAACTGCAGATGGTATTTTTCAACGACCAGTAATCAAGGTTGCGCTCTTGGACGTAAAAGATGATAGTAAAACCGAGTGA